A DNA window from Fibrobacter sp. UWB4 contains the following coding sequences:
- a CDS encoding S41 family peptidase: MATLSALCIANAATDKKTPPGDFYDEVSRLNKVLSEVNRKYVENVNPTELTDAAINGIRNILDPHTTVFSPKDYESLRVSMEGKFGGVGITISLRDNILTVISPLSGTPAFKLGIRAGDRIRKIDGKETKGMSLDDAVNKLRGKIGTDVTVAIEREGVPDLMDYTITRAEIIVHAVPYYGMVTPEIGYIKLATFSDKTTSDVENAIRGLQKQGMKKLILDMRYNPGGLLNQAIEISELFLKPGNVIVSTRGRTQKTESAARRTPLVKPEVPMVVLVNQGSASAAEIVSGALQDWDRALIVGKTSFGKGSVQTIFPLDNQGNALKLTTAFYYLPFGRCINKPENGIKGLTLQDEEIESEEKDETKVDSVKADTAKRDTFYTNNGRMMFGGGGITPDVDVELDPMPWVVQVQERMAMYFKFAVKIRPSLEKAGVKVNSEWTVPDSLFTQFKAFCKKDTNFMKVKSNALVGVDQLEKSIIREQNYMGDSAKTISDSTLVKRISEMRKALEDNRDAQFEANKDYIKDGIKRELLTAFVNDSVSTAFSLKRDKQLNEAIKYLSDTQLYKKAISAPPKQKKNAAKPKK; this comes from the coding sequence ATGGCAACGCTGTCCGCGCTTTGCATCGCGAACGCAGCAACCGACAAGAAAACTCCTCCCGGAGATTTCTACGACGAAGTTTCACGATTGAACAAGGTCCTTTCCGAAGTCAACCGCAAGTACGTTGAAAACGTCAACCCGACGGAACTCACGGACGCAGCCATCAATGGCATCAGAAACATTCTCGACCCACACACGACTGTATTCTCCCCCAAGGACTACGAAAGCCTCCGCGTTTCCATGGAAGGCAAGTTCGGTGGCGTGGGTATTACCATCAGCCTCCGCGACAACATCCTCACCGTCATTTCGCCGCTCTCTGGCACACCGGCATTCAAGCTCGGCATCCGTGCGGGCGACCGCATCCGCAAAATCGACGGCAAGGAAACGAAAGGCATGTCGCTTGATGACGCCGTCAACAAGCTCCGTGGCAAGATCGGCACAGACGTGACCGTCGCCATTGAACGCGAAGGCGTTCCCGACCTCATGGACTACACCATTACAAGAGCCGAAATTATTGTACATGCAGTTCCTTACTACGGCATGGTCACTCCGGAAATCGGCTATATCAAGCTTGCGACCTTTAGCGACAAGACCACAAGCGATGTCGAAAACGCCATCCGTGGTCTCCAGAAGCAGGGCATGAAGAAGCTCATCCTCGACATGCGCTACAATCCGGGTGGACTTCTGAACCAGGCTATCGAAATCAGCGAACTTTTCCTCAAGCCGGGTAACGTGATCGTGAGCACTCGCGGCCGAACCCAGAAGACCGAAAGCGCCGCCCGCAGGACTCCGCTCGTGAAGCCCGAAGTTCCGATGGTCGTCCTCGTAAACCAGGGTTCCGCAAGCGCTGCAGAAATTGTTTCCGGCGCACTGCAAGACTGGGACCGAGCCTTGATCGTCGGTAAGACCTCATTCGGCAAGGGTTCCGTGCAGACAATCTTTCCGCTCGACAATCAAGGGAACGCCCTCAAACTCACAACTGCATTCTACTACCTCCCCTTCGGTCGTTGCATCAACAAGCCTGAAAATGGCATCAAGGGCCTGACCTTGCAAGACGAAGAAATTGAATCCGAAGAAAAAGATGAAACTAAAGTCGATTCCGTGAAGGCCGATACAGCAAAGCGCGACACGTTCTACACGAACAACGGCCGCATGATGTTCGGCGGTGGCGGCATTACGCCGGACGTCGATGTGGAACTCGATCCGATGCCGTGGGTCGTCCAGGTGCAGGAACGTATGGCCATGTACTTCAAGTTCGCCGTCAAGATCCGCCCGAGCCTCGAAAAGGCAGGCGTCAAGGTAAACTCCGAATGGACCGTGCCGGATTCTCTCTTTACGCAATTCAAGGCATTCTGCAAGAAAGACACGAACTTCATGAAGGTGAAGAGCAACGCGCTCGTCGGCGTGGACCAGCTTGAAAAGAGCATCATCCGCGAACAGAACTACATGGGCGACAGCGCAAAGACCATCTCGGATTCTACGCTCGTGAAGCGTATCAGCGAAATGCGCAAGGCTCTTGAAGACAACCGCGACGCCCAGTTCGAAGCAAACAAGGACTACATCAAGGATGGCATCAAGCGCGAACTCCTCACGGCATTTGTGAACGACTCCGTCAGCACGGCATTCTCGCTCAAGCGCGACAAACAGCTGAACGAAGCCATCAAGTACCTGAGCGACACGCAGCTTTACAAGAAGGCCATCAGCGCTCCGCCGAAACAGAAGAAGAATGCTGCAAAGCCAAAGAAATAA
- a CDS encoding ABC transporter permease, protein MNKMAEGLGRAVRRFLNKVVGYVLFIWELFKNIPGAFTNLHTTVEQMHHVGITSIPVVFAASLATGAIMSWQLAYQFGDMIPMMFVGMAVGKSVMVELCPILTAMVLAGRIGASMCSELGTMAVTEQLDAYKVLGLNPYKYLLAPRLIATVIMLPVLTILSIFIGIVGGYEVAHLYKEVSWSVFFYGVRMFYQNWDLVVGLIKATLYGFFISSYACFFGFFTHSGAEGVGKSTKATVVAGMTSILIGGFTLSKLLLV, encoded by the coding sequence ATGAACAAAATGGCCGAGGGCCTCGGACGAGCAGTAAGACGCTTCCTCAATAAGGTTGTAGGTTACGTGCTGTTCATCTGGGAACTGTTCAAGAACATTCCCGGGGCTTTCACCAACTTGCACACGACTGTGGAACAGATGCACCACGTGGGCATCACGAGTATTCCCGTGGTGTTCGCCGCCTCGCTTGCAACAGGCGCCATCATGTCTTGGCAGCTAGCCTACCAGTTTGGCGACATGATCCCCATGATGTTTGTGGGTATGGCCGTCGGAAAGTCCGTGATGGTGGAACTCTGCCCAATCCTTACGGCGATGGTGCTTGCAGGGCGTATCGGCGCTTCGATGTGTTCGGAACTTGGTACAATGGCGGTTACAGAGCAGCTTGATGCATACAAAGTATTAGGACTCAATCCTTACAAATACTTGCTTGCGCCAAGACTCATTGCAACCGTCATCATGCTTCCGGTGCTTACAATTTTGAGCATCTTTATCGGCATTGTCGGCGGTTACGAAGTCGCCCACCTCTACAAGGAAGTTTCGTGGTCGGTGTTCTTCTACGGCGTACGCATGTTCTACCAGAACTGGGACCTGGTCGTTGGCCTTATCAAAGCAACGCTTTACGGATTCTTCATTTCGAGTTACGCTTGCTTCTTCGGATTTTTCACCCATAGCGGTGCAGAAGGTGTGGGCAAGAGCACCAAGGCAACCGTGGTTGCAGGCATGACAAGCATCCTTATTGGCGGGTTCACCCTCTCCAAATTGCTGCTTGTTTAA
- a CDS encoding sensor histidine kinase, producing the protein MTKFFAMKDNCTTNCTEKCAGFFQKTRDKLAVLQESDFERNEKKLRELLKDERELIQFPIPLFMPVLFVWLFMILFPLVLILDTSNSTHFAIRLEGIIRFYFPLLSSLFIFALNQKFLVPSYVFKKRYASYFALNSLLVVVALFIREVTYFLMERMPGEGVSEFFKTYCFSFVKGHFSLSAVVSFVILVCFVCVLCVLYHLMFRQIVRAFVLRERKRMELQYELDFLKNQLSPHFLFNTLNNISALIQIDSKRAESSMNKLSQLLRVMLYQVKDKYITLQEDVDILQKYADLEKLRLDDSFDFSFNVHLENPNLMIEPLLIMPLMENAMKHCVNPKGKSFAHVTIVQKGNELRFHSENSNFPRKSSRKDSGLGLSTFEKRLDLIYSGSYEYSVNIVDDVYISDLIIHLKEENS; encoded by the coding sequence ATGACTAAATTTTTTGCTATGAAAGACAATTGCACTACAAATTGCACAGAAAAATGTGCTGGATTTTTCCAAAAGACACGCGATAAGCTTGCTGTATTACAAGAAAGTGACTTTGAACGTAATGAAAAGAAGTTGCGCGAACTCTTGAAAGACGAACGAGAATTGATCCAGTTCCCGATTCCTTTGTTCATGCCGGTCCTCTTTGTCTGGCTTTTTATGATTTTGTTCCCGCTGGTGTTGATTCTTGATACGTCGAACTCGACGCACTTTGCTATTCGCTTAGAAGGTATAATCCGCTTTTACTTTCCGCTATTGAGTTCTCTGTTTATTTTCGCATTGAACCAAAAATTCCTTGTTCCATCGTATGTGTTTAAAAAACGCTATGCTAGTTATTTTGCTCTAAACTCATTACTCGTGGTCGTTGCGCTGTTTATTCGTGAGGTGACGTACTTTTTAATGGAGCGAATGCCTGGCGAAGGTGTAAGCGAATTTTTTAAAACATATTGTTTTTCGTTTGTTAAAGGGCACTTTAGTTTAAGTGCCGTTGTATCTTTTGTAATATTGGTTTGCTTTGTCTGTGTGCTATGTGTTTTGTACCATTTGATGTTTCGCCAGATTGTGCGCGCGTTTGTGCTGCGTGAACGGAAACGGATGGAATTGCAGTATGAACTTGATTTCTTGAAGAACCAGCTGAGTCCGCATTTTCTCTTTAATACCTTGAATAATATTTCTGCGCTTATCCAGATCGATTCGAAGCGCGCTGAAAGTTCTATGAATAAGCTTTCGCAGCTTTTGAGAGTCATGCTTTATCAGGTGAAGGATAAATATATCACGTTGCAGGAGGATGTGGATATTTTGCAAAAGTATGCAGATCTGGAAAAGTTGCGCCTGGATGACAGTTTTGATTTTTCATTTAATGTGCATCTCGAAAATCCAAACTTGATGATTGAACCTTTATTGATAATGCCTTTGATGGAAAATGCGATGAAGCATTGCGTTAATCCCAAAGGCAAAAGCTTTGCGCATGTGACAATTGTGCAAAAGGGAAATGAGCTTCGGTTCCATTCCGAGAATTCTAATTTCCCGAGGAAGTCCAGTCGCAAGGATAGCGGGCTTGGCCTTTCGACTTTTGAAAAGCGTTTGGATTTAATTTATTCTGGCTCCTATGAGTATTCTGTGAATATTGTCGATGATGTTTATATTAGCGATTTGATTATTCATCTAAAAGAAGAAAATTCGTAA
- a CDS encoding RNA polymerase sigma factor RpoD/SigA codes for MKTLNNRDQKDIYMQYLNDISRYPLLTREQEAVLLQKSAEGNKTALDMLVNSNLRFVVNIANLYKGRGLDIMELINEGNMGLIEAARRFDRSQKIKFISYAVWWIRQNITRALSEKGRMIRISAEKELMLRRFNRHAKDMHQVIGGTFTVNTQNLEGLSKYKADEIEKILMMGSSASSLDAPVNEDGDATLGDTISDTQNRTDELADNNNRAEVFDKVMDKNLSSQEKEIIKLYYGFKMDSDLNLKEIAPMVGLSKERVRQLKENALNKLREADVERLLCEAA; via the coding sequence ATGAAAACCCTTAACAATCGAGATCAGAAAGACATCTACATGCAATACCTGAATGACATTTCACGCTATCCTTTGCTCACTAGAGAACAGGAAGCCGTATTGCTCCAGAAGTCCGCCGAAGGCAACAAGACCGCTTTGGATATGTTGGTCAACTCCAATCTCCGCTTTGTCGTGAACATCGCAAATCTCTATAAGGGCCGTGGTCTCGACATCATGGAACTTATCAACGAAGGGAACATGGGACTCATCGAAGCAGCACGTCGATTTGACCGCTCCCAGAAAATCAAGTTTATCAGCTACGCCGTGTGGTGGATTCGCCAGAACATCACTCGCGCCCTTTCTGAAAAAGGCCGCATGATCCGTATCAGCGCCGAAAAGGAACTGATGCTTCGTCGCTTCAACCGCCATGCAAAGGACATGCACCAAGTGATCGGCGGAACATTCACCGTCAACACCCAGAATCTCGAAGGGCTCTCCAAGTACAAAGCCGATGAAATCGAAAAGATCCTGATGATGGGCAGCTCCGCTTCTTCGCTCGACGCTCCGGTCAATGAAGATGGCGATGCAACGCTTGGCGATACCATTTCGGATACGCAGAACCGCACCGACGAGCTTGCCGACAACAACAACCGTGCAGAAGTGTTCGACAAGGTGATGGACAAGAACCTCTCCAGCCAGGAAAAAGAAATCATCAAGCTCTATTACGGTTTCAAGATGGATTCCGACCTGAACTTGAAGGAAATCGCACCGATGGTGGGCCTTTCCAAGGAACGCGTACGCCAGCTCAAGGAAAACGCCTTGAACAAGCTCCGCGAAGCCGACGTCGAACGCCTCCTCTGCGAAGCTGCATAA
- a CDS encoding DUF721 domain-containing protein, producing the protein MFETKRTSNKSYTGNKVQDIQVLLERVLQKNHITEDINFKTISERFSEVVGSLLVGHVKPEKIDKNILVLKVANSALKFEMNLQKKAIIGKCNALLGKPFIQGIRFI; encoded by the coding sequence ATGTTCGAAACAAAACGCACGAGCAACAAGAGCTATACGGGGAACAAAGTTCAGGACATCCAGGTCCTTTTAGAGCGTGTTCTCCAGAAGAACCATATCACCGAAGATATCAACTTCAAGACCATCTCGGAGCGGTTTTCGGAAGTGGTTGGTTCCCTCCTGGTAGGCCATGTAAAGCCCGAAAAAATCGACAAAAATATATTGGTGCTCAAGGTCGCCAATTCGGCGTTAAAGTTCGAAATGAACCTCCAAAAAAAAGCTATTATTGGTAAGTGTAATGCCCTCTTAGGGAAGCCTTTTATTCAAGGAATACGATTCATCTAA
- the gyrB gene encoding DNA topoisomerase (ATP-hydrolyzing) subunit B, producing the protein MAEETEEVKKAEADYSGSSITVLEGLEAVRVRPAMYIGSTDIRGLHHLVWEVVDNSVDEALAGFCNHIEISILPGNGIRVTDNGRGIPTDIHPKEKVGTIQVVMTKLHAGGKFNNSSYKVSAGLHGVGVSCVNALSNKLIVTVRRNGRVVRQEFARGIPCGPQVDIGESDGTTGTSVEFYPDDTIFSETVYVYDTLATRFRELAFLMSGLRLTLTDERDPEHKQTDTFCFPGGVSEFVRYVDEHRTPLFNEPIHLLLPDGQYPLEVAMWYNDGYQENFFSFVNNVNTYDGGTHVTGFKTALTRVISKFAQDMPKGKKEAQITSDDIREGLTAVIAIKVSQPQFEGQTKRKLGNSEIAGYVASAFGAKLEEYFQENPAAVKIILDKVYNAAVAREAAHRARTLARRKNVLESGGLPGKLADCSSRDPKECEMFIVEGDSAGGSAKMGRSREFQAILPIRGKILNVEKASLHRVLDTEEIQNLVNAIGTGIGTEFKIEKLRYDKIIIMTDADVDGSHIQTLLLTFFFRYMRPLIDAGHIFLAMPPLYKLKIGQKERYLFDENEKDKVMAEIEDKKNVAITRFKGLGEMSPEQLNDTTMNPKTRFLKQCHVEDSVLADQIFSMLMGEDVEPRRKFIETNAYKVLNDLDI; encoded by the coding sequence ATGGCAGAAGAAACAGAAGAAGTAAAGAAGGCGGAAGCAGATTATAGCGGTTCAAGCATTACCGTTCTCGAAGGTCTAGAAGCAGTTCGTGTCCGCCCTGCAATGTACATTGGTTCCACCGATATTCGCGGGCTCCACCACCTCGTTTGGGAAGTGGTCGATAACTCCGTGGACGAAGCTTTGGCTGGCTTCTGCAACCATATCGAAATTTCGATTTTGCCGGGTAACGGCATCCGCGTCACTGACAACGGCCGTGGCATTCCGACCGACATCCACCCAAAAGAAAAGGTGGGCACCATCCAGGTCGTGATGACCAAGCTCCACGCCGGTGGTAAGTTCAACAACAGCTCTTATAAAGTTTCCGCCGGTCTGCATGGCGTGGGCGTGAGCTGCGTGAACGCACTTTCTAACAAGCTTATCGTAACCGTGCGCCGCAATGGCCGCGTTGTCCGTCAGGAATTCGCCCGTGGCATTCCATGCGGCCCGCAGGTCGATATCGGAGAATCCGACGGTACGACCGGTACATCTGTTGAATTCTATCCGGACGATACAATTTTCTCCGAAACCGTTTACGTGTACGACACGCTCGCCACGCGTTTCCGCGAACTCGCATTCCTCATGAGCGGACTTCGCTTGACGCTTACCGACGAACGCGATCCGGAACACAAGCAGACCGACACGTTCTGCTTCCCCGGTGGCGTTTCTGAATTTGTGCGCTATGTCGATGAACACCGCACTCCGCTCTTTAACGAACCGATCCACTTGCTGCTCCCGGATGGTCAATACCCGCTCGAAGTCGCCATGTGGTACAACGACGGCTACCAGGAAAACTTCTTCAGTTTCGTCAACAACGTAAATACTTACGATGGCGGTACGCACGTGACGGGTTTCAAGACGGCCCTCACCCGCGTCATCAGCAAGTTTGCACAGGACATGCCGAAGGGCAAGAAAGAAGCCCAGATTACCTCGGACGATATTCGTGAAGGCCTTACCGCCGTTATCGCCATCAAGGTGTCGCAGCCGCAGTTCGAAGGCCAGACCAAGCGCAAGCTCGGCAACTCCGAAATCGCTGGTTACGTGGCATCTGCATTCGGCGCCAAGCTCGAAGAATACTTCCAGGAAAATCCGGCCGCTGTCAAGATTATCCTGGACAAGGTTTACAACGCCGCTGTGGCTCGTGAAGCAGCCCACCGTGCACGTACACTCGCCCGCCGCAAGAACGTCCTCGAAAGCGGCGGCCTTCCAGGCAAGCTCGCCGACTGCTCCAGCCGCGACCCGAAGGAATGCGAAATGTTCATCGTGGAAGGTGACTCTGCAGGTGGTTCTGCAAAGATGGGTCGTAGCCGTGAATTCCAGGCCATTCTCCCTATCCGCGGTAAGATTTTGAACGTCGAAAAGGCAAGCCTCCATCGCGTGCTCGACACCGAAGAAATCCAGAACCTGGTGAACGCTATCGGTACTGGCATCGGCACGGAATTCAAGATTGAAAAGCTCCGCTACGACAAAATCATCATCATGACCGATGCTGATGTGGACGGCTCTCACATCCAGACACTTCTCTTGACGTTCTTCTTCCGCTACATGCGCCCGCTCATTGACGCTGGGCACATCTTCCTTGCCATGCCGCCTCTGTACAAGTTAAAGATTGGCCAGAAAGAACGCTACCTGTTCGACGAAAACGAAAAGGACAAGGTCATGGCCGAAATCGAAGACAAGAAGAATGTCGCGATTACCCGATTCAAAGGTCTGGGCGAAATGTCGCCGGAACAGCTGAACGACACGACCATGAACCCGAAGACACGATTCCTCAAGCAGTGCCATGTGGAAGACAGCGTGCTTGCCGACCAGATTTTCAGCATGCTCATGGGCGAAGACGTGGAACCGCGCCGCAAGTTCATCGAAACGAACGCATATAAAGTCTTGAACGATTTGGATATTTAA